A part of Acropora palmata chromosome 8, jaAcrPala1.3, whole genome shotgun sequence genomic DNA contains:
- the LOC141890244 gene encoding uncharacterized protein LOC141890244 isoform X1, with the protein MPSDARKNEYPQRAWVFEKRTKELEKRAWRIEERKMPHCPVSRETTSKKVFQGVVVANTSIQNNNNSMESLQETDPRTQLKETLQTPHRYCGAAIRNVSQDSDLGDTSKERPRSSSALIAFIAIVAVASLAALALTVMILTGFFGTKKCSGSNKKESNHDYKKLSYHVQALENNITSLKEAMTNMQTLELIIAKYEHLKNENNETTVWRAIERNREDIIQLNQTVTNVRKMQGPRGPPGDKGSQGSPGPRGPPGYNGTQGAPVSSGLAAHNRSGSVGFSQCHFKEEKSLPNSPGHSAKDHVSIPEKTGQKFIGVHCGTNDAKIVRFSSGTQNGTRWYRCDCKGTQGLLKGQGQMFCFIRFWECPV; encoded by the exons ATGCCTTCAGATGCTCGAAAAAACGAGTACCCTCAACGAGCATGGGTATTCGAAAAAAGAACTAAAGAGCTTGAAAAAAGAGCGTGGAGAAtcgaagaaagaaaaatgccgCATTGTCCCGTTTCACGCGAGACTACATcgaaaaaagtttttcaaggAGTTGTTGTTGCAAACACTTCgatacaaaataataacaacagtATGGAGAGTTTGCAAGAAACAGATCCGAGAACACAGCTCAAGGAAACTTTGCAAACACCGCATCGTTATTGCGGTGCAGCCATTAGAAATGTATCACAAGACAGCGATCTTGGTGACACTAGCAAAGAAAGGCCACGAAGTAGCTCGGCTTTGATTGCATTCATCGCAATTGTAGCTGTAGCTTCGTTAGCTGCGCTTGCGCTAACAGTTATGATCCTGACAGGTTTTTTCGGAACGAAAAAATGCTCTGGCAGTAACAAAAAAG aaagtAACCATGACTACAAGAAACTTTCATATCATGTACAAGCCCTTGAAAACAACATCACTTCTCTGAAGGAAGCTATGACG AATATGCAGACACTTGAGCTAATTATTGCGAAATATGAACATTTAAAGAACGAG AACAATGAAACTACAGTTTGGAGAGCGATTGAGAGAAACAGGGAGGATATAATACAACTCAATCAAACG gtgACCAACGTTCGAAAAATGCAAGGTCCTCGAGGTCCTCCTGGTGATAAAGGTTCCCAAGGTTCCCCTGGTCCACGTGGACCTCCTGGTTATAATGGTACACAGGGGGCTCCAGTATCCTCTGGCCTGGCTGCACATAACAGATCAGGGTCAGTTGGATTCTCTCAATGTCAtttcaaggaagaaaaaagtCTTCCAAACTCACCGGGTCATTCAGCTAAGGATCATGTCAGCATACCGGAGAAAACA GGCCAAAAATTCATTGGTGTCCATTGTGGAACAAATGATGCGAAAATTGTAAGGTTCTCAAGTGGCACTCAAAACGGCACCAGATGGTACAGATGCGATTGTAAAGGAACGCAAGGGTTACTTAAAGGTCAAGGTCAAATGTTTTGCTTCATCCGCTTCTGGGAGTGTCCAGTGTAA
- the LOC141890244 gene encoding uncharacterized protein LOC141890244 isoform X2 → MNRPEARVRGNIYCNEIEMRRKEASVDGGIYDFVMENEVIPELKQVPLERREPAWKKKKSFKESPHSCHSLLAAVQRMLCIVTVVVLISFLTAAGTLTLALKMMFTQNNLANKCSTLRESNHDYKKLSYHVQALENNITSLKEAMTNMQTLELIIAKYEHLKNENNETTVWRAIERNREDIIQLNQTVTNVRKMQGPRGPPGDKGSQGSPGPRGPPGYNGTQGAPVSSGLAAHNRSGSVGFSQCHFKEEKSLPNSPGHSAKDHVSIPEKTGQKFIGVHCGTNDAKIVRFSSGTQNGTRWYRCDCKGTQGLLKGQGQMFCFIRFWECPV, encoded by the exons ATGAATAGGCCAGAAGCTCGTGTAAGAGGGAATATCTACtgcaatgaaattgaaatgagACGCAAAGAGGCATCAGTCGATGGAGGAATTTATGATTTCGTCATGGAGAATGAAGTCATTCCCGAACTAAAACAAGTGCCTCTTGAAAGACGAGAACCAGcttggaagaaaaagaaatcgtTCAAGGAATCCCCTCATTCGTGTCACTCACTTCTAGCTGCCGTTCAACGAATGCTATGTATAGTGACCGTGGTGGTCCTTATTTCCTTTCTGACTGCAGCAGGTACATTAACTCTGGCGTTGAAGATGATGTTTACACAAAACAATCTAGCGAACAAATGTTCTACGCTCCGAG aaagtAACCATGACTACAAGAAACTTTCATATCATGTACAAGCCCTTGAAAACAACATCACTTCTCTGAAGGAAGCTATGACG AATATGCAGACACTTGAGCTAATTATTGCGAAATATGAACATTTAAAGAACGAG AACAATGAAACTACAGTTTGGAGAGCGATTGAGAGAAACAGGGAGGATATAATACAACTCAATCAAACG gtgACCAACGTTCGAAAAATGCAAGGTCCTCGAGGTCCTCCTGGTGATAAAGGTTCCCAAGGTTCCCCTGGTCCACGTGGACCTCCTGGTTATAATGGTACACAGGGGGCTCCAGTATCCTCTGGCCTGGCTGCACATAACAGATCAGGGTCAGTTGGATTCTCTCAATGTCAtttcaaggaagaaaaaagtCTTCCAAACTCACCGGGTCATTCAGCTAAGGATCATGTCAGCATACCGGAGAAAACA GGCCAAAAATTCATTGGTGTCCATTGTGGAACAAATGATGCGAAAATTGTAAGGTTCTCAAGTGGCACTCAAAACGGCACCAGATGGTACAGATGCGATTGTAAAGGAACGCAAGGGTTACTTAAAGGTCAAGGTCAAATGTTTTGCTTCATCCGCTTCTGGGAGTGTCCAGTGTAA